GCATCCACTGAGTTGCCTTTGCAGTAATCAATATATTTGTACCACCACTCATAATAAAAAGATGTGCTGTaaagattaaaaagataatttttttaagattcatgtgtgtgtgtgtgaccaAAATTTCTCTTTGAGCCTCCATGCTGTTaaagattttatgattttaacttGGTCTTACTTCGCAGACATAATAacacaaccataaaaaataaaaatggaattaCTTCTACAGAATTTTAATACCTGCAACTTAGAGATCCCTCATGTGAGGCACTTGGCAAAACATGATGGAGACGgatttcttttagtttgttaaCTTGGGTCTAAGTGATTTTGGGCCTCAATTGACTTCAATTTAGGCATTCATTCATAAGTTTGAGTGTGTCAATAAGCAGCAACAAAATCTAACCTTTTATGGGCTAAGTTAGTTTTAATCTGAAGGTAACCTTACCCATTCACATTTTCCATAAAGTTACTTTGTACAAAATTCAAAACAGCATCTCTGCAACCCAAGCCAATAACTTTACCGTTGCATAAGCAATGGCCCTTGAGTAAGATGGCTCTCTGAAATCAAGACCACGAGACCAATGTAAGCAAATGTCAACAGTTAATGTGCCCCCTACCAGAACTAATACCATAATTTAGAGACTGACTGATTAGGAAGTAACGTGTTGTAATGCCAGTGGCAAAAAAGGTTCTTAATTCCATCAGTTAAACTACATAATGGATTGAGTGAGTCATCAAACCATGtattctcaaattaatttataaagaatTACTTTGTTTTAGACACATATGAGCGAGATTTATTACATTTAATTTACTTACCATACTTTTCAGAGAACTGTGTAGTGTTACTGCCAGAAAGTAGTTACAAGTACCAAAATCAATCCATGTCTCCTGAATAAAAAAGCATATCTTGTTATTTCAAAACCAATAATGGGAAGCTAGTAGCAAGACCGGAACAAGTTTCATGCAATGTAAATGAACATGATCCACAGTGGTTCTTTACTAACAGTTAATAGAACCATATAAATATCTTACAAAACACAAGCCCatttatttgaatttcaagatttaatgatgattattttcttttgatttaagaACATAACATGCAGGCATGATGACATAAAACATGACCTACATGATTGTAACCTGCTTTCCAAGTTATAACCTATcttgaaaacaaatttcttgAATGCTACCATATATAGCACGTAATCTTCAGACGATCATTGTTACACTATAACCTATCAGTTTAagcaaaaatagttttaaacaaCATGATATGAGTACACAATGCTCCCATtcagcaaaaacaaaatgtacACTAAATTCAATCAAAACGCTACTTAAGTTtcctgataaaaaaacaaaaaaacattaggaCGTAGCACATGCCATGATAGTGCTGGTTTGGGGAACTCCCTCCTCGGGAATGGGCCCTCTGCTCCAAGGTTGCcaattgatgattttaaaagcCTTAATAACCCTCGAAACAAAGAGAATAGAGTGAAAGACTTGTCTTGAATAAAGCATTGACTCATAGCCTTGTTGGTGATGGAACAGGCTAAACCAGCCTGGAGCATGGGGTCCAGCCAATAGACATAACTATTAAGGTTAGGTGTTTTGGCGACGCATGTGTGATGCAAAGTCCTGAGTGGAATGCATACGGGGTTAGACCTAAACTCATGGCTTTTAGGATCTACTTCTAGGATTCAAGTGGCTTTTCATGCCTGGTACAAAGGGGAGTGGACTAGGCTAGAGTTCTAAGAGAAGATGAGAATGAGAATGGAGAAGGTGCTCCGTATTGCATTTGTTCAGGTTAGGTCAAGGACTCAACCACCCtaccggtattaaaatacccggttttcatcgaAACATTGAAAAACTAGGCCGGACCCGACCCAACCATTTTGGGCTGCGTCGGCGCTGCCCAGCCCAGTAAACAGTGGAGGatctctccactgttcacactACTCGTAGTAGTATTGAAGCTCATAACTCCTCTACGGGCACCATAATGCTTGACGAACACCATAGACTACGACCAGTGCACTACAGGCAAACAAGGAAACCAGGCAGAAGGGGTATAATCTATAATGTATTCATCCTAGGTCATGGAAGAAGGGAGgcaactcatccaaaatataagACACTATggacttttattttaaaaggctTGGTAGCCATGATAGGGATCAAGGCAATAGCTTTAGGGCTAGGGAACTCttagggtgtgtttgtttttaaggtaagttttgtggttgtggtttgaaaaaaacaagtttataaaaagtatttttagttgtagttagttggatttagatacgtatttgataaaaattgtggttgaagtttatgtatagcaaaaaacatatataaaatgtttggatAACATGTTTTGGCTTTTTTACAAATAGTTAAAAGGAGATCAGTAAAGAATATTTATGAAACTcatttaaaataacatgtaaaaactGCTGCACAAAACCTGCGttttgaactcaattttttaatgggtCCTGCAgcataaaactcaattctcttTAATACCAAACATGTTGTTGCGCTTAATTCACCGCTAACATGAAAGCCAgtggaaaacaaacacagtctTAATTAGCTTGCTTCCTTTTGGGTTATGCTAAATATATTTGGCCTTAGGTCACCAATCCACTCTGCTTCCTTCTCTCCTTTCCCTGTAGTCTATATTAGCTAGAGGACCTCCACGCATTAGGCCTTGCTACTTATCCTAATGCACCCGTGTTCCTCGAATGGATCTCTTAGTTGTTGAGAGGGTTGCCCAAAAGCAGTATATAAGGCATACCCGGTAAAACTTACAAGTAAACCAGATATAAAGATGGCGCCTAGGGTTGCTATTtccattattatataataagaaaagaataagaatttcCATACCACAATGGATCTATGATAAGATCATTTATTTACAACGGAGTGGTATACAAAGTCAACAAATCTCAGTTAATACAAAAAAGGCTACACAAAGCGTTGAGGGGAGTTCTAAATCTGGTCCAAGACAAACTATTGTAGGGGATTCATTGAAACCATTGAATTCGGAATATGGTAAAGTAGCTCCGGGGTGGGTAACTACTCCTTTGATGGGTGTCACAATGGCTCTACTTGCGGCATTcctttctattatttatttttttataatgatggAATTTCAATGAATTAGATTTACAAGAATCACTAAATTCTAGCTTTTCAATACAAAGTGAAGAGGCCAGCAAAAATAGAAAGTATAAAATAGAGTTACCAACTTCTAACTTTCAAGTGATATTGAATACCCATAAGGTTTAAAACATGGGGGGTtagataaacataaaaaaaacaagcttgTCCTTAAGCATTGAAAGAATAGCAATCATTAGGTTGGGtggaaaaattatagaaaagaaagaaaactctaCCTTTACTACAAGAAGCAGGAGAAAAAAGACACAGTAAGCCTACAGCAACTCATATCTCAGAGATAAAATCAGGAGAGCAAGAAATCATGGTCCATTCTGTTGAGACGGAGTAAGTGATGATACAAATGAAGAGTCCCAATAAAAATTTCTCTATTGATTGAGAAGTCACACATTAAAATGAACCCTGAAATTTCCCTTCTGTACTTTATGGATATTAAAGAATCCATTAAAAGGAGGGAGAAAGAAACATTGAACTTGGACATGGAAGCACCCAGAACCATCTATACCTACAACTTTAAACACCATTTACAGTCATTTACCAGCTAAACACTACCAAATCAGCAGACAATCATGACTCCATCCAATATGAGAACATGGCAGCGCTGATGTATAACTCAATAAATCAGCTTTCCTAGTAAAATTCAGAAGGGTACCTCTATTTACCATCTCTTGACAGAAGTTTCCGTCAACTCATCGAGAATATATTACTCTACTCAGGCAGTCTCCGACCATAAAAAACTCTAAGTACCCATTAGCACAGGCTTTATTCTCCTCCACTCCTCTAGGTATACCAGACAACAAAACTCTTTTCTCCCTCCACTAGGATTGTATGGCAACACAAGCATAATCAAACAACCTTGGACAAAGTGTCAGCGTCTTTTATGGATTTAAAGACTTGTTTCACGTATGAACCTTCTATTCTTAGAAACCTTATCGAGTGATCATATCCTTTAATCATCAAATATAAAGCACAAATCAAAGTAAGAAGTGAAAGGGCCAAATCCCCTCATCTTCTACTTGTTTTCTgtcatcttcattttcttcaattaaatttcTCAACCATGTATTGAATCTCAAACTAAATCAAGCAAGCACTAGTTTCGATTGCATCCAATCCAAAGGGTTGTCTCCACCACCACTTGTTAAGGTAATCAGTATTGCACAAAACAAGTTACTGAGCAAACCGaattaatagaaaaatgaaGACAACAATATGAGTGCGGGCACAAGATTTAATTGGTTTGGTAAAATCCTGCCAGCCTGTACATAGAGAAAAAATTTCTTCACTGTTAGGGATAAATACAACACAAAACAACACAATCATTGAGTAATTTCCGAGCTCAATCCAAAAACTCAATTACACCCACTCACATAACCTGAGGAAACCCCTCTCTCATCACTGTGTCTTAAGCCAACACCACAAATTAGGTCACGCCGCTAAACTCTTACATGTATAGAGCTCCCGGAACCACTATCTTGTAACAATTCCTTTCtacaaaggaaaaaataaacccTAGACCATgtcaagcaaagaaaaaacagtgattaaaaaaaaaacctagaaaacgtCAAACCATGTAGAATTGCGAGATATGCTAGGAAATTGATGCAAGAACCTCAATACACAGATCAATATAAAGTCAGGTAACAATAATCCATCACACAacacacaacaaaaaaacacaagaagttataaaaacaaaaataattactgaaACATGTGTGTGCATAAGGAATGCTCGTTTACCGATAGAAATCAAAGCCACTCCATAACCTTGAAACTAACTACTACACTCGGAAGCTTAAACCCGTCGAGGTAAGAAAGCAACCTGCAAATAGAATACAAACCGATcacaaccaaaaaaactgaagaGAGACATGAAAATGCAGTTAATTCAAAGGTCATGGAAGTTCACGCACTTGATAAAAAAGATGAGAGAACATGGAGATGGAGAACaacagagagggagagggggatCTAATTATTCTTAAGAGGAGGTAAATAAAAGGATCGCGCCTGTTTATGTTTATGTATGTAAAAGGCTGCATTTTGTGTACGTGgatggagagagaagaaaatatctCAATTCTCAACTAACTTCATCTCTCAAGAGGCTTAAATAAGGAAGGGCTGTGATTTAGTACATTTGAACTTAATGTAATTAGTGCACTTGGATAAGTTTCCGTCTTTCGCAGGGCCCAGTGTCTGAACTTGTGAGTTTAGCACTGAAAAAGGCTCGCTTCAAATGTAACACGgtaattttaattgttcattcaatatattttttatattcatctgTCAAGGCTCGGTTCTTGGATTAAGGGTTTTGCGATCAACACGGATATTTATTCATCTGTCAAGGCAGAATTATGGGCAGTAGTGAAGGGCGTTGAGCTTGCTAGAATGCTAGGTATTCAGAAGCTAGTTCTTGAATCGAAAATCATGCTTGTGGTTAAtcaactttgatttgttgaagaaCTAACTTGATAGGGATCATTGGATAATTAGTAGCCCTCCTTTgagtttgtatttaattttgtatttcaatctGATTAAGTAATCTAGGTTAACTTTTTTAATCTAAGGTTTTTTTACTGCTTTAATCCctgttttcaataaaaaaaaataaaattgattatatGTGTTACTCACGTGATCTTACTAGCAGGTGAAGTTAGAAggaagttttcttttttaatacaatatgaaCAATAATTAggaatattttttgaaaatattatgacATTAATTATTACGTGAAGCATGTGACAGGTCTCGTTAAAGAATTGAGAGAAAATCATTTAGCATGGATTATGGGAGGAACACGTAGATAtttgacaattttatttattgtatttaacaCAATGatcgaattaaaaaataagtattatttatcaatataattaacatgaaaagtattttgaatcttttttgtaacaatcattataaaatttcaaaatggagAACCAACAAGCTATCAAAACACAACGTGGGTTAGTGAGatgttcataaaaataataaataaacaccatcaacttcattttcttattattatattatattagctgcataattttaaatctttctATACCAAAACGAACTTGAAGTGTTGCAAAATTTGTTAACTaagacaattaaaaatatttttattttgagttactgtagtttttctttttataaaatgcaGTTGAGC
This region of Populus trichocarpa isolate Nisqually-1 chromosome 9, P.trichocarpa_v4.1, whole genome shotgun sequence genomic DNA includes:
- the LOC112328617 gene encoding uncharacterized protein LOC112328617 isoform X4; amino-acid sequence: MRAILLKGHCLCNGKVIGLGCRDAVLNFVQSNFMENVNGTSFYYEWWYKYIDYCKGNSVDAGNTEQWRWKIFEQCQRYWILSTAFTEESCLLRARQPSSMLDLAKGNELKVFLIN